TCCGCTTCCGGATAGTCGATCCCATGAGAATGCGACGATAGGAATCACGATCAATGCCCCACAACTTTGTGTCTGTCTTCGCGCGAACCGTGGCAGCACGCGGTGTCCCATAAATCAACGCCAACTCGCCAAAAGTACCGCCTTCGCTAATTGTCGTCACCATCTCATTGTTCACGAAAACCTCAACCTCGCCGATGTCAATGACGTAGAAATTGTCACCCTCATCACCTTGCTGGATTATCGTCTCGCCCGGCAGGAATGTCACGGGAAACATGGCATCAAAGATGTCGCTGCGCTCGTTCTCATCCAAATGCGCAAACAAGACATTTTTGCCGATGGCTTTCGACAATGCCGCCATCGTTTTGTAGTCTTTCGGCACAACCTTTTTGACATAGCCGGTGGCATCTTCTTCCGTTACGGGCTCTGCGGAAATGGCGCCACGACGACGAACAGGTGGCGCTGTCGTTTGTGGCATCGGGCTCAAGTCGTCGCACTCTTCGGGACTCGTAACTGGGACTTTTGTGGCGTCGAGTTTCGCTTGTtcctgcaaagaaaaaagaaaaaaaacgagaaaattaatttaaattccgaTGGAAACGTCTGGTAGTAAGTTTTTGCCCTCATCCTGAATTAATTTCTTCCTTTTGAGACGTTTTTGCTTTTTCAGCGAACAACCCGCAGATTATTGtgtcacaaataataataataataaagttcgtCAGCAGCACATAAATCATCGTACACACATCTCTCGTTATCGCTcgtgcaaaaaatttatcattattcaaaaaacgCACACCTTATCACCGCACACAGACTCAGCATTCTCTCCGTTTCGACGAAATGTAAAGTTTCGAAAACCtttaaagagaattttatATCATCGTTAGCGTAGAAGTTGCCTTTCAAATCCGCAAAATATTCCGTTTTATGGTGTGTGTTCGCAAGCTGCCGACTAGTAGCAGTTTCAATGatgaattacaaaataataatattaaaatgtaatgTGATGCAAATGTAcaaggatgaaaaaaaaatgtttctctcTGCCGTTATGTCTaataaaatcacataaaaacgaggaaaatatatcattaaaatgaatttataataCGTATTTACGGGAAAAATTCTCGCTACTTTTACTTCATGCAAAAAAGCGACGTCTTGacacaatagaaaaaaaaacaacattaacAGTGGCGGGCggcttatcaaaaaatgatggaGTGAATGTTGTAAACCTTGAACTTTTGAACATggagttatttaaaatataattttttgtacaacaaataaatatttttttttaataaaaattaattaataaatgaaaatttattttcaaattaaatcaatgtgaaatattcaagaaaaattgaattttattattttttattaatttattttttttaaataattatttaatgaaaaaaaatgatttatttttatataaaaaaaaatattttataaaattaagattcaatttaaaatttaatttatgtgaaaatttaattttttttattattttttaattataattatacgtatttaatttatttatacctaaataaaatttatttaattttttatggtgtcataaatataatttttaatttttttaaatatgtatgtaaatattaaattaaggtcacaaaaaaggttttattaaaatttaaattatttatttttttatgaaattaattttaatttttattttaaaaatatttggttttaattaatttaatttaatttttatttcggtttagatttttttaaatttattttaaagttaattttattttatttttaattatttaaatataaattgaaaaatttatttgataaaaaaatacttttaaaaatataaatataaattaaataaattttttcaattatttttttttaatttatttaatttaatttatttaaatattttttcaaatgaaataaaaattattaattttcagttaaaaaaatattttaaaaaaaattaatttttaaaaattataataaaaaaatatttttaaactttttaaccaCGTCACTGATCCGCTAAatgaaaggaagaaaaaattacaaaaaaaataattataataaaaaatataaaattcaaagcaTGAGCTGTAATTAAATTGTTGCGTTTTTTGCTCtctttttatacgaaaaaagcATCGAAAAGgactcgtaatttttttttttttcgtgttttttttgaaaaatgtttccaaaTGAATGATAGCAAAGGTGTACCAAACATCCACATAGccctataataataaattgaattccaCTGAATAGCGAGTTTGGGAGCAATTAAGGTGAAAGATAAAGCGAAACAGAGAAAGAAATTCACAAAGAATTCcaataataaacgaaaaaataattacaaatcgTCTTGtgatgttttttcttcttctttcttcgTCAGAATAATCATAAATCATGACCGTTGATAATTACTCTGACCTTTTCGCTATAAACCACGGGCTACGCCTACATTTCGCTTaggttcaaacaaaaaatggaagtaaattaaataaaaaatcattttccggcgtttctttttgttttttgcttgtttgctCAAAGACGTCAGGAAATGTTGGCGGTGTGAGGAAACGCCTGGtcattgacacatttttttttataatgaaaaaatttcaacaagttGTTGAATGGCGCCCGTCGTCATCCATCCAGAGTGCAATTGCACATAAAGTTTTATAATTGAATCATTCATCTGTAGTCGTCACATTTCAACGAGGCGTCATCCAACAAAAATGTAACCTTCcgaagcaaaaaatttgaaaaaaataataaaaaaaagtggatggaataaagaaaattatttctatgaTAAATGTTGACAAATGTTTCCCTGCATTCCTCGTCGTCAATtcacgacaaaaaataaaactcacatGAGACGAGAGATTCATCTATTTTTGtgcttttctcattttattttatttaatttgaattgttGGAAAATTCAATAGCagggttcaaaaatttgtaaatttaatttagtttgaaaggttaagtaaaagttaagttaatttaaatttgagtaaaaataatttttagataaaatttctataacttaaaaaataaatttaaattaatttatattaaaaaaaaataatttaattaatttaaaaaaatattttaattttaaaaattttaattaatttaaaaaaaaaattaagaatttttttaattttgtttaaattcaattgattttttgtaaatttaaataatttttttttattttttttattattttttttttatttaattttttttaaaatcttaattaaattaattaatttaaaaaaaaataattaaattaaaaaaaataattaatttattaaaaaaattaataattaaattaagttttactacattgaaattgaatttaaaaaattataaaattttaatttttaattaattaaattttgaaaatctaacaaaattttaaattaattaacttctatttaaatttcattgaaaattaaaaaaaataaattaaattaaataaaataatactaaagtaatatttttcagcttcaactcatttgaattaaattaattttgattttaaaaaattttcagcccTGTTAAATTCATACATCCGACGACAAccacgacgacgtcgacgagTCATTGAAAATTCGCTCACTCGACTAACTAAAGGTTGTTCAGCAAATAATTGCACTACATATGCATCTGttgcgttatttttttctcaccgcATATGATTCAACGGGGCGacgaattttctcaatttttacacTGACTCAAACGGAAAgtgttacaacaaaaaatattcgtcaTATGAATATGAGGCACTTTGGGAATGTtccattataaaattttaaacgatttgacgaaaaaataaaagtaacttTGTCGTTTCTCACGAACATTTACGAACGATACCAGGCACGTGTGGTCGGATTTTTATTATCTGATATGCAAAAAGTTATTACTATTATCAGATCAGggaaatatcaataaaattgaatatcgcgcaaacacacgaaaaaaacaattaattagcATAATAAACTTGTACTTTCCCCACACACATttgatgtaataataataaacaaattgaaaaaataaatagctgACTGTTATAAATTTGATCCAATATAAATgtaacaaaagcaaaaaaaaaataaatgaaagtcaTTAATATTCATTGTTATAATGAAGTTTCGGGATATTTACaagtatattattaataaattgttcGTATGAAGTGGGTAATGCGTTGCTACTGGTGTGATGTACTTTTAATGAGGGGTTCGTTGCacgaatgaatttttcatgtgtgTTTGCCTTATCGTGATGTATACGGAGCTAAATTGAGCTTGAGTGCGGTCACGTAAGCGATTTATGAATTatgggagaaaatttaaatttagattggGATTTATTTGTGAGGAAATTGGTCAAGGGCTTATGCCTGAGAATTGTAATTAGAATTAGAGTAAAAGTAaggaatttcgattttttatattttttttttattttttaggacgAAGcccttaaaatttctaaaaaatggaGACACAGAAAGTGAATTTTGCAACGAAAATTAaggtaagtataaaaaaaaactcaaaaaaattttttttatttatttagaagcttttatatttattcgggctattttagtaaaaagtcgaaaatttacaaaaaaccctcaaaatcattttcctaattttctcaaaatttgaaaacatttttcaaaatttgtttttgggagTTCAGTTGGCCTTAAAATCCCGTCATTTTGccatatttagatttttgattttcgatcCGAAACATGGAGATAATGGCTGTTTGAACATAGCCCCATGTCTGAAATTACCCCATCTTCCCCTATTGATAACTATCAATAACcagataattataaataatgaaaaaaattcatcaattattattattaaatattttacgcctcattctttatttattttaactatgGGTCACGTATAAAAGttaaagtactaaaaattaattttaataagcataagaataaaaaaagaatctgataaaaaataactcaaaattaacCAATCGAGCAgaccttcaaaattttttttattatttactcaaGTTAAGAAGttaattagatattttttgagcaaagattttttttaaatcctcaaAGTCTTGAATCGAGAATCAGCTCACTCccgaatttaatttctaatttttttcatccaagAATGTTTTGtcctatttttaacaaaaatcataatttttaaaaatttatagttcCCTTGATTAGGTTATATTCGACAAGAGCACCATTTCTGCCTTTGAAGAGACCCAAATTTATCACTATGACAAAATATCAaagttcttttaaatatttttgcaaaaataattttagatgagATTTTTGGGATCTCATATTTGTTAATGGCTCACGTACTTATCGTTCTATTTTTCCACAcgatcagtttttttttatgagaaccctaaattgtaatttatttcatggcaaatttttctttcacttttaACTGAAAGTATCCTCTTATGTCTCTATccaataattttgcaaaaatattttcttaacgaaagaattttttcttttttgataaatgacaTTCTTTctgaatgtaaaaataatacaataaatttgaaagtcCCTCTAGGAATCATTATAAGTGCTTGGAAGTCAATGTGACTCTTGAAAGTTTCCACGAAATACTTTGGTAATGTTTTTCTGccgaacttttgaaaattccttggagacgaaagaaaaaaatttcctcggaacacatttttttgtctcttgttcacctttttttcaattcatttatttctcgATAAGATCGTCAACTACCTATAAATAACtttcattttcatcatcatcatcatcatcagcaccACACTCGATCTACAGGTATTACTTAATTGCTCAATTCATTAACTATTTAATAGGACAAGGAAAATATTATaccttttccatttttttgttattttttctgtttatttctattatttgttatttattttgtattaatattGAATCCGTATCGGCCGAATcacttatttattaaatgcTTTGAATATTTAGCTTCACTTTTTTGTCTCTATCTATCTAGAGTTCactcgaaatttatttgattaacaTACAGTATGATTTTATTTACGGTGcacattcatttattaatagaattgtttgggaaaatatttgataCGATACGAAAGAGAGACACAATGTTACGACacttttaaaatagaattttgtcCGGTACGCTTTTTTGATGCTACTGCTACTGCTGACCGATATTACCGGCACAAGTGGAGGCAAACAACTGAAATCGGTAagttttctcttctttttcttcttctgctaTTTCCAATGTGAGTCGTTTTGTCTGACTGAGTCGCGATGAGACTGCGAGCGCAATGATAAAAAGAGCAGAAACTgactttataaataaataacctaCTCACACTCGCACTCACTTGCTCACTAGAAgatatttgagaatttttacgTCGCTCAGTCGTTGACTCGTAATGTTTATTTAGATGTTTCTGTATCTCTACTTATCACATCGTTCGCATTTctcattttgatgaatttgttTGGAGAATTTCAATGTTATgacgataaa
The sequence above is drawn from the Culicoides brevitarsis isolate CSIRO-B50_1 chromosome 1, AGI_CSIRO_Cbre_v1, whole genome shotgun sequence genome and encodes:
- the LOC134829171 gene encoding cAMP-dependent protein kinase type I regulatory subunit isoform X2, with translation MAENKEQAKLDATKVPVTSPEECDDLSPMPQTTAPPVRRRGAISAEPVTEEDATGYVKKVVPKDYKTMAALSKAIGKNVLFAHLDENERSDIFDAMFPVTFLPGETIIQQGDEGDNFYVIDIGEVEVFVNNEMVTTISEGGTFGELALIYGTPRAATVRAKTDTKLWGIDRDSYRRILMGSTIRKRKMYEEFLSRVSILESLDKWERLTVADALEPCSFEDGQIIVKQGEPGNDFYIILEGCATVLQQKGESQEPAEVGRLGPSDYFGEIALLLDRPRAASVVARGPLKCVKLDRARFERVLGLCADILKRNITQYNSFVSLSV